One Formosa agariphila KMM 3901 genomic window, CATTTTTAGTTTGATGATCTTCTGCAACATTTGGAGACGGAATAAAAATAACCGGCTTACCAACAATACATAATTCTGAAACCGAACTTGCTCCTGCTCTAGAAATAATTATATCTGCAGCAGCATATGCAAAATCCATATTATTCAAATATGCATGAACTTGAACGTTTTTTGTATTCCCATTAATTTTATATTTATCGTAATACAATTTTCCGCACTGCCATATAATTTGAACATTACGTGTTTGCAAATAATCTATTTCTTTTTCAATTAATTCATTAATACGCTTAGAACCTAAACTACCACCTAAAACCAACAAGGTCTTTTTCTCTGGCACTAGCTTAAAAAACGCCTTAGCTTCTTCTGTTTTAGAATTTATATCTAACAATCCTTGACGCACAGGATTACCTGTTTTTATAATTTTTTGCTTCGGAAAAAAACGATCTAAACCATCGTAAGCCACACAAATTTTCTGAACCTTTTTAGATAACAACTTATTTGTTATCCCTGGAAAAGAATTCTGTTCCTGAATTAAACTCGGAATATTTTTTCCTGTAGCCATTTGCAATAAAGGCCCACTAGCAAATCCACCTGTACCTATAACTACATCTGGCTTAAACTTTTTAATAATTTTTCGTGCTTCATAAAGACTGCTAATCAACTTGAAAGGAAACATCAGGTTTTTTAAAGTCAGCTCCCGCTGAATTCCCGAAATCCACAACCCTTCAATTTTAAAGCCTGCCTGTGGCACTTTTTCCATTTCCATTCTATCTTTCGCGCCCACAAAAAGAAATTCCGCATCTGGGTAACGCGTTTTCAATTCGTTTGCAATAGCAATCGCCGGGTAGATATGTCCACCAGTTCCTCCTCCAGATAATATGATACGATAACTTTTACTCATTATATTGCTTCCGATAAAATTTCTAACGGATTTTCTTCATCTATTTCTTCTTCTTTTTCCGACACTTGACTATTAGCACTTACACTTAATATAATACCAACAGCTAAACATGTCATCCAAATCGACGTTCCTCCACTACTAATAAGTGGCAACGTTTGCCCTGTTACAGGAAACAACTCTACAGCTACAGCCATATTTAACAAGGCTTGAATTACAATTGGCAAGCCTACACCCAAAACTACTAACGACCCAAAAATGGTCTTAGCTTTATGAGACACCACTACTATTCTAAATAACAACAATAAATACACACTCATTAAAATAACAGCACCTATTAACCCATATTCTTCAACAACAATTGCATAAATAAAATCTGAGGATGACTGTGGCAAAAAGTTTTTCTGAACACTTTTTCCCGGACCAACACCTTTAATTCCACCTGATGCTATAGCTATTTTAGCTTTTTCAATCTGATAATCTTCTTCTGTATCTTCTCCATTCGAAAAATTTTCCACACGACTCATCCAAGTGTCAACACGATTAGGCATCGCATCTGGAAAAGCTTTAGCTACCAAAACAAACATGGCTAAACACAGCACTCCCATTCCTATTATTATTGCTAAATATTTAATAGGATAACCACCTAAAAACACTAATATAATTACTGTTAAGAATATTAAAGCTGCTGTTGAAAAGTTAGCAGGCAATATTAAAATTAACACTAAGAACACAGGCATCCAGAGCGGTAAAATAGACTCTTTAAACGTAATTGGAGTATCGGCCATTTTCGCCATATATCGTGCAACATAAATCATAAGCACTAGCGATGCGAACGTAGACGTTTGAAACGACATTCCTACAATAGGAATCTGGATCCATCGACTCGCATTAGCACCTTCTATGGTAGTCCCTTGAAGCATGGTAAAGCCTAACAATACTAACGCTACCAATATCCCCACAAACGACAATCCGCGTAAATAACGATAAGGCATGAGATGAGTAAAGTACATAAATACAAACCCCACACTTAAATGCATAAAATGTTTTAAGAAAAAAGTAAAAGTACTACCGCTACCATGCATATACGCCAAGTTGCTTGCCGCACTATACACCGGTAAGAATGAGAATAATGCCAACAATGCAGCAATAGCCCAAATAGAACGGTCTCCTTTTAATTTGTTTAAAAATTCTTGCATTATAAATTCCTTACTGCGTCTTTAAATTGCCTTCCTCTATCTTCGTAATTTTCGAATAAATCGAAACTAGCACATGCTGGAGACAACAATACATTATCGCCTGCTTCTGCTATTTTATAAGCGATTTTAACCGCCTCATTCATAGATTGTGTTTCCACAATAACATCTACCATATTACTAAAGTTTTGCAACAATTTTTCATTGTTTACACCCAAGCATATAACTGCTTTCACTTTAGTATTTACGAAAGAATATAACTCTTCGTAACTATTTCCTTTATCCTCACCACCAACAATCCAAACTGTAGGTGCCGACATGCTTTCTAAAGCGTAGTATGTCGCGTTCACATTTGTAGCCTTAGAATCGTTTATATATTGAACCTTGTTAATTTTCAACACATGCTCTAAACGGTGTTCTACACCCTGAAAGTTCTCTAAACTTTCTCGAATGGTCTGCTTTCTTATTTTTAATAAGTGCGCCACTGTCGAAGCAGCCATTGCGTTTTTAACATTATGCTTACCTTCTAATGCTAGGTCTCTTGCTGACATAAGTATCTGATTGTTATCTATTGTTATTTTAATATTTTCTTTTTCTAAACATGCGCCATTTTCTATAGTCTTTACTAACGAAAATGGTAATAATTGCGATTGCACTGGATGTTTCTCCAACCAATCGACTAACACTGGATCATCTGCATCATAAATCAAATAATCATCTTTTGTTTGGTTCATTGCAATTCTAAATTTTGAAGCGATATACGCATCAAAATCATAATTATACCGATCTAAATGATCTGGTGTAATATTGGTTATTACTGCAATATGTGGTTTAAAATCTACCACACCATCCAATTGAAAACTACTGATTTCAAGCACATAGTTTTTAAAATCGTCTTCTAAAACCTGCTTAGCAAAACTATCTCCAATGTTCCCAGCTAACCCCACATCTAACTCCTCTTTTAGGATATGAAATGCCAAACTCGCTGTTGTTGTTTTTCCATTGCTTCCGGTAATTCCTACAATTGTTGCTGTTGTAAATTGCACCGCAAATTCTATCTCAGAAATTACAGGAATATCGTTTTCAACCAACTGTTTTACCAATGGCACTTTATCTGGAATACCTGGGCTTTTCATAACCACATCTGCATTCAGAATTTTAGCTTCCGTATGCTGTAGCTCTTCCCAAGCAATGTCATGATGTATAAGAACGTTTTTATACTTTTCTTTTATTTTTCCTTTATCGGAAACAAATACGTCGAATCCTTTTTCTTTTCCTAAAAGCGCTGTTCCCACACCACTTTCTCCACCACCAAGAATCACCAACCTTTTCATCTTATCTAATTTTTAAGGTTACAATGGTAATAATTGCTAACAGTATTCCTATAATCCAAAATCGGGTTACAATTTTACTCTCGTGATATCCAGATTTCTGATAGTGATGATGCAAAGGCGACATCTTAAAAATACGTCGACCCTCGCCATATTTCTTTCGTGTGTATTTAAAGTAACTCACCTGTAATACCACCGATAAATTTTCTGCTAAAAAGATTCCGCACAACACCGGAATTAACCATTCTTTTCTAACCGCAATAGCAATAACTGCAATGATTCCTCCAATAGTTAAACTTCCTGTATCTCCCATAAATACTTGGGCTGGATACGTATTATACCATAAAAACCCAACCAAAGCTCCCATAAATGCAGCTATATAAATTGTGATTTCTTCAACTCGCGGGATATACATGATGTTGAGATAATCTGAGAAAATAATATTCCCAGAAACCCAAGCGAATATCCCCAAGGTAAACACTATAATTGCCGATGTTCCTGCTGCCAAACCATCAATTCCATCGGTAAGATTAGCTCCATTAGACACTGCTGTAATGATAAAAATTACGATTGGAATAAATAACAACCATGCATATTTTGCTAAACTTGGATCAATCCAAGTAATTAAATCGGCGTAATCAAATTCGTTACCTTTAATAAAAGGTATTGTTGTTTTAGTCGATTGCTCTTCGGCCGCGAAAAACTTACCAGGCAAAGCATTAGGATTTTCTGCTAATATTTCTAATTGCTGCGCTTCAGGTAACTTTTCTTTAATAGTTACATTAGGATTAAAATACAAGGTAGTCCCAACAATTAACCCTAAACCAATCTGACCAAGCACTTTAAACTTTCCTTTTAAGCCTTCTTTGTCGTTTTTAAACTTCTTAATATAATCGTCTATAAAACCAATAGTTCCCATCCATAAGGTTGTAACAATCAGTAATAAAATGTAAACATTATCTAATTTTGCTAATAAAATCACAGGAATTAAGGTTGCCAGAATTATAATAATTCCACCCATAGTTGGTGTTCCAGCTTTTTCAGACTGTCCTTCAAGTCCTAAATCACGAATTGTTTCTCCCACCTGTTGACGCTGTAAAAAGCGAATGATGCGTTTTCCGAAAACCGTAGAAATAATTAAAGACATTAAAATTGCCATAGCCGCACGAAAGGTTATAAACCCAAAAAGTGATGCTCCTGGAAATTGATAATGTTGCTCTAAATAGTCGAAAAAATAGTATAACATATTATTTTTCTAGCTGTTTTAAATAGTCCTTTACAATTTCGAAATCATTAAAATCGAAACGTTCTCCTTTAATCTCCTGGTAGGTTTCATGCCCTTTTCCAGCAATTAATATAATATCGTTTGGCTGCGCCAATTGGCACGCCGTCTTTATAGCTTGTCGTCTATCTACTATAGACATTGTTTTTTTAAAATTAATAGGCTCTACACCTTTTTCAATGTCTTCAATAATCACTTCAGCCACTTCATTTCTTGGGTTATCACTTGTAAACACCACTTTAGTACTTAAAGCCGATGCGATATGCCCCATTTTTGGTCGCTTTGTTTTATCGCGATTTCCACCACAACCAACTACAGTAATAACATCTTCATTTTTAGTTCGGATACTATTAATAGTTTCTAACACATTTTTTAAAGCATCAGGAGTATGTGCATAATCTACAATTGCAGTGATTTTTGAATCTGAAATTAGATATTGAAAACGACCGCTTACACTTTCTAAACCACTTATTAATCTAAGCGTTTCATCTTTTTCTAAACCTAGCAACTCAGCCACACCATAAATCGCTAATAAATTAGAAGCATTAAAATCACCTATTAAACGTGACCAAACTTCATTATCATTAATTTTAAGCAACAAGCCTGTGAATTGATTTTCTAAAATCTGACCTCTATAATCGGCGTAATTTTTTAAACCATAAGTTTGCTTTTGCGCTTTGGTATTTTGAAGCATCACTTCCCCATTCTTATCGTCTACATTTACCAAGGCAAATGCTGTTTTCGGTAAATTGTCGAAAAATGATTTTTTCACATCACGGTATTCCGCAAACGTAGCATGATAATCTAGATGGTCGTGAGACAAATTAGTAAACACACCACCAACAAAATGAAGTCCTTCAGTTCGTTTTTGATGAATTCCGTGCGAACTCACTTCCATAAAACAATACTCTACACCTTCTTCATTCATCATGCTCAAATACGCATTAATAGATAATGAATCTGGTGTTGTATGCGTTGCTTTATACGCTTTATCGTCTATTAAAACTTTTACTGTTGAAAGCAAACCAACTTTATATCCGGCGCCTTTAAACAGTTGATACAAAAGTGTTGCGATGGTTGTTTTACCATTCGTTCCAGTAACACCAACAAGCTTTAAATTCTCTGATGGATTATGATAAAAATTTGAAGCCATTATAGCCAAGGCTATTTTAGAATCTTCAACCTCAATATAAGTCACACCATTAACTCTTTGCTCTGGCATATGCTCGCACACCACAACTAAAGCACCGTTATTTACAGCCGTTTCTATAAAACCATGACCATCTGCTATAGTACCAGAAATAGCTACAAACACATCGTTCAATTCTATTTTACGAGAATCGAAAGCAATGTTATTTATATGCACATTGGTAGCACCAACCACAGTATCTATAGCAACTTTATACAATATGTCTTTTAATAAACTCACGATATTTTTAAAACAACTTTTTGATTTTCTTTTATTTTTTCTCCTTCAGGAATCGACTGAGATTTAACATCTCCCAATCCATCCATTTCAACCTCAAGCCCTAAGTTTTCTAATAAAGCAACAGCATCCATAACTGGCAACCCTACTACTTTAGGCATAATGGTTTTATATTTTTGAGCCGTTTCATAAAACTTCTCAAACTCTTCATCTACCGGCTTATCCACCACTTGCAACGAATTAACTTCATCTACAATTGGTGTATCTGTAAATATTTTTTGAGCAATACGCTTAAACACTGGTCCAGAAACATCTGCACCATAAAATCCTTTTTTTGTACTTGGCTTATGAATAACCACAATACAAGAATACTTTGGATTAACTGCCGGAAAATATCCCGCAAATGTTGAGATATAACGTTTATTATCTTTCCAGTCTGCCATCCAATACTCCGTCTGTGCAGTACCCGTTTTTCCCGCCATTGAGAAATACGGATTATATAAGGATTTTCCTGTTCCGCGTTTTACTACATTTTCTAATATTGCTTGAACTTCTTTAACCGTTTGCTCCGAACAGATTTGCTCATTAATAACTTCTTTATGAAAAGTTTCTATTGGCGTATTTAATTCCTTTACACTATAAATAAAGCGTGGTTTTACCATCACTCCATCATTCGCAATAGCATTATAAAAGGTTAAGGTTTGCAAAGGTGTTAAGCTCAAATTATAACCATAAGCCATAGATGGCAAAGCATTTCTACTCCACTTACTATGCCCTGGTTCTGGAATCATTGGCTTCCCTTCCCCTTTAATAGGAATTCCTAAAGGCTGATCTAAATGCCAAGATTTCAATCTGTTTATAAATTTCTCTGGATTCTTAGAATAATTATCGTCTATAATGGTTGCAAAAGCAATGTTTGAAGACACCTCCATAGCACGAGCCACAGAAATCTTACCAA contains:
- the mraY gene encoding phospho-N-acetylmuramoyl-pentapeptide-transferase yields the protein MLYYFFDYLEQHYQFPGASLFGFITFRAAMAILMSLIISTVFGKRIIRFLQRQQVGETIRDLGLEGQSEKAGTPTMGGIIIILATLIPVILLAKLDNVYILLLIVTTLWMGTIGFIDDYIKKFKNDKEGLKGKFKVLGQIGLGLIVGTTLYFNPNVTIKEKLPEAQQLEILAENPNALPGKFFAAEEQSTKTTIPFIKGNEFDYADLITWIDPSLAKYAWLLFIPIVIFIITAVSNGANLTDGIDGLAAGTSAIIVFTLGIFAWVSGNIIFSDYLNIMYIPRVEEITIYIAAFMGALVGFLWYNTYPAQVFMGDTGSLTIGGIIAVIAIAVRKEWLIPVLCGIFLAENLSVVLQVSYFKYTRKKYGEGRRIFKMSPLHHHYQKSGYHESKIVTRFWIIGILLAIITIVTLKIR
- the murD gene encoding UDP-N-acetylmuramoyl-L-alanine--D-glutamate ligase, which gives rise to MKRLVILGGGESGVGTALLGKEKGFDVFVSDKGKIKEKYKNVLIHHDIAWEELQHTEAKILNADVVMKSPGIPDKVPLVKQLVENDIPVISEIEFAVQFTTATIVGITGSNGKTTTASLAFHILKEELDVGLAGNIGDSFAKQVLEDDFKNYVLEISSFQLDGVVDFKPHIAVITNITPDHLDRYNYDFDAYIASKFRIAMNQTKDDYLIYDADDPVLVDWLEKHPVQSQLLPFSLVKTIENGACLEKENIKITIDNNQILMSARDLALEGKHNVKNAMAASTVAHLLKIRKQTIRESLENFQGVEHRLEHVLKINKVQYINDSKATNVNATYYALESMSAPTVWIVGGEDKGNSYEELYSFVNTKVKAVICLGVNNEKLLQNFSNMVDVIVETQSMNEAVKIAYKIAEAGDNVLLSPACASFDLFENYEDRGRQFKDAVRNL
- a CDS encoding UDP-N-acetylmuramoyl-L-alanyl-D-glutamate--2,6-diaminopimelate ligase, encoding MSLLKDILYKVAIDTVVGATNVHINNIAFDSRKIELNDVFVAISGTIADGHGFIETAVNNGALVVVCEHMPEQRVNGVTYIEVEDSKIALAIMASNFYHNPSENLKLVGVTGTNGKTTIATLLYQLFKGAGYKVGLLSTVKVLIDDKAYKATHTTPDSLSINAYLSMMNEEGVEYCFMEVSSHGIHQKRTEGLHFVGGVFTNLSHDHLDYHATFAEYRDVKKSFFDNLPKTAFALVNVDDKNGEVMLQNTKAQKQTYGLKNYADYRGQILENQFTGLLLKINDNEVWSRLIGDFNASNLLAIYGVAELLGLEKDETLRLISGLESVSGRFQYLISDSKITAIVDYAHTPDALKNVLETINSIRTKNEDVITVVGCGGNRDKTKRPKMGHIASALSTKVVFTSDNPRNEVAEVIIEDIEKGVEPINFKKTMSIVDRRQAIKTACQLAQPNDIILIAGKGHETYQEIKGERFDFNDFEIVKDYLKQLEK
- the murG gene encoding undecaprenyldiphospho-muramoylpentapeptide beta-N-acetylglucosaminyltransferase, coding for MSKSYRIILSGGGTGGHIYPAIAIANELKTRYPDAEFLFVGAKDRMEMEKVPQAGFKIEGLWISGIQRELTLKNLMFPFKLISSLYEARKIIKKFKPDVVIGTGGFASGPLLQMATGKNIPSLIQEQNSFPGITNKLLSKKVQKICVAYDGLDRFFPKQKIIKTGNPVRQGLLDINSKTEEAKAFFKLVPEKKTLLVLGGSLGSKRINELIEKEIDYLQTRNVQIIWQCGKLYYDKYKINGNTKNVQVHAYLNNMDFAYAAADIIISRAGASSVSELCIVGKPVIFIPSPNVAEDHQTKNAMAIVKENAALLIQESDLDVDFENKFSQLIESKEKQNILSENIKKLALVNATKDIVDEVEKLLKS
- a CDS encoding FtsW/RodA/SpoVE family cell cycle protein; translation: MQEFLNKLKGDRSIWAIAALLALFSFLPVYSAASNLAYMHGSGSTFTFFLKHFMHLSVGFVFMYFTHLMPYRYLRGLSFVGILVALVLLGFTMLQGTTIEGANASRWIQIPIVGMSFQTSTFASLVLMIYVARYMAKMADTPITFKESILPLWMPVFLVLILILPANFSTAALIFLTVIILVFLGGYPIKYLAIIIGMGVLCLAMFVLVAKAFPDAMPNRVDTWMSRVENFSNGEDTEEDYQIEKAKIAIASGGIKGVGPGKSVQKNFLPQSSSDFIYAIVVEEYGLIGAVILMSVYLLLLFRIVVVSHKAKTIFGSLVVLGVGLPIVIQALLNMAVAVELFPVTGQTLPLISSGGTSIWMTCLAVGIILSVSANSQVSEKEEEIDEENPLEILSEAI